In one Staphylococcus lutrae genomic region, the following are encoded:
- the yfkAB gene encoding radical SAM/CxCxxxxC motif protein YfkAB: MLTTQKDPISIMNDPWEPYTDIIENGQLTLSNVEFTTTHLCNMRCSHCAVGYTLQTKDPEPLPISLILQRLEEIPTLRTISITGGEPMFSKKSIREVVKPLLRYAKQRGIYVQLNSNLTLPLERYLDIAEYLDVLHISHNWGTIETFTDVGFGAMAQQPPLKAKLKLYEQMITNARTLSEQGLFVSAETMLNRGTYPHLKKIHREVVHDMKCRRHEIHPMYPADFASQLEVLDLKTIKTAISELLDFRDLDTWMLFGTLPIFPCLQDEFDAQLRQKLQQAPNVTTRNDPDGRSRLNVNVFTGNVIVTDFGDETGTIANIRTSRLTDVFQRWLESALSSAINCHCPHFKCLGPNILVKNMYYPNVDFKTQEARMHLNHTKTVTNGTEHAY, translated from the coding sequence ATGTTAACGACCCAAAAGGACCCGATTTCCATAATGAATGATCCATGGGAACCCTATACCGACATAATAGAAAACGGTCAATTGACACTAAGCAATGTAGAGTTTACTACGACTCATTTATGTAATATGCGTTGCAGTCATTGTGCTGTAGGCTATACTTTACAAACGAAAGACCCCGAACCATTACCGATATCTTTAATTTTGCAACGGTTAGAAGAAATTCCAACTTTACGGACGATTTCGATTACTGGGGGTGAACCTATGTTTTCGAAAAAATCCATACGAGAAGTCGTCAAACCGTTACTTCGATATGCTAAACAACGTGGCATTTATGTCCAATTAAATTCTAATTTGACTTTGCCATTAGAACGCTATTTAGATATTGCTGAATATCTTGATGTACTTCATATTTCACACAACTGGGGAACAATTGAAACATTCACAGACGTCGGTTTCGGCGCGATGGCACAACAACCCCCATTAAAAGCAAAATTAAAACTTTATGAACAAATGATAACAAATGCCCGTACATTAAGCGAACAAGGGTTGTTTGTTTCAGCAGAGACGATGTTGAATCGCGGGACGTACCCACACTTAAAAAAGATCCATCGTGAAGTCGTTCATGATATGAAATGTCGGCGTCATGAGATTCATCCGATGTATCCAGCTGATTTTGCAAGTCAGCTTGAAGTACTGGATTTAAAAACAATCAAAACTGCAATTTCAGAATTGCTGGATTTCAGGGATTTAGATACGTGGATGTTATTCGGTACACTTCCTATTTTCCCATGTTTACAAGACGAATTCGATGCGCAGTTACGTCAAAAATTACAACAAGCGCCTAATGTCACAACTCGAAATGATCCAGATGGACGTAGTCGACTCAATGTTAACGTCTTTACTGGAAATGTGATTGTGACAGACTTTGGTGATGAAACGGGCACCATTGCAAATATTCGTACGTCACGATTGACCGATGTGTTTCAACGATGGTTAGAAAGTGCGTTATCTTCAGCTATCAATTGTCACTGTCCTCATTTTAAATGCTTAGGACCTAATATCCTTGTTAAAAACATGTATTATCCAAATGTGGATTTCAAAACACAAGAAGCACGTATGCACCTCAATCATACAAAAACCGTTACAAATGGCACAGAACACGCATACTAA
- a CDS encoding SE1561 family protein: MKEPQTMNQVKERLTQFLNEIEHVDPNDIDITDIDEWIHLLDQLEAKVNQLRR; the protein is encoded by the coding sequence ATGAAAGAGCCACAAACAATGAATCAAGTGAAAGAAAGACTCACGCAGTTTTTAAATGAAATTGAACATGTAGATCCGAATGATATTGATATTACTGATATTGATGAATGGATTCATTTGTTAGATCAATTAGAAGCGAAAGTGAATCAGTTACGACGTTAA
- a CDS encoding DUF1128 family protein: MSKSIEEMIIEIRDRLNLVNPGLIDPDHYEEKHREDIEEIHAFVTSKRDFTPSEMTGITEALGQAKK, from the coding sequence ATGTCAAAATCAATAGAAGAAATGATTATTGAAATTCGTGACCGTTTGAATTTAGTGAATCCTGGCTTAATTGACCCAGATCATTATGAAGAAAAACACCGCGAAGATATTGAAGAAATACATGCATTTGTCACATCTAAGCGTGACTTTACACCAAGTGAAATGACAGGGATTACTGAAGCCCTTGGTCAAGCAAAAAAGTAA
- a CDS encoding aminopeptidase produces the protein MTLTQRLQQYATLLVRFGMNVQKGQPVFIRASVETIEFTRMIVKEAYEAGASDVRVDYSDPILQRLAYEYEPVSYFEHDLKPYDVEERMDYVHRGACQLALVSADPHLLNDIAPEKIKTAQLQYAQAFKPYMMAAQKNSFPWLVAAYPTPAWAQRVYPDLNEEEAMSRFLEDILSIVRVDGNDPIKNWEQHVQNLKVRAKQLNDKAYKALHFVSEGTDLHIGLPEGHIWEEPASYTENGQVFVANIPTEEVFTAPDCRHVNGYVTNTRPLSYNGAIIDGFKLTFEEGKVVAFEAEKGETVLADLLNTDEGARRLGEVALVPVDSPISNKNMIFYNTLFDENASCHIALGAAYAFNLQNGTTMTSEELQAHGLNDSLTHVDFMIGSRDLNIYGIKVDGTEEQVFKNGNWLD, from the coding sequence ATGACATTAACGCAACGATTACAACAATATGCGACACTACTCGTTCGTTTTGGTATGAATGTTCAGAAAGGACAACCTGTTTTTATCCGCGCGTCAGTTGAGACGATAGAATTCACAAGAATGATTGTCAAGGAAGCATATGAAGCGGGGGCTTCTGATGTGAGAGTAGACTATAGCGACCCAATATTACAACGACTCGCCTATGAATATGAGCCGGTATCTTATTTTGAGCATGATCTTAAACCGTACGACGTTGAAGAACGCATGGACTATGTGCATCGTGGAGCGTGTCAATTGGCTTTGGTGTCAGCAGACCCGCATTTGTTAAACGATATTGCACCTGAAAAGATTAAAACGGCACAACTTCAATACGCTCAAGCGTTTAAACCATATATGATGGCAGCGCAAAAGAACAGTTTTCCGTGGCTGGTAGCAGCATATCCGACTCCAGCTTGGGCGCAGCGCGTTTATCCAGATTTGAATGAAGAAGAAGCGATGAGTCGATTTTTGGAAGATATTTTAAGCATTGTGAGAGTAGACGGGAACGATCCAATTAAAAATTGGGAGCAACATGTTCAAAATTTAAAAGTTCGTGCTAAACAGTTAAATGATAAGGCATACAAAGCGCTTCACTTTGTTTCAGAAGGAACAGATTTGCATATCGGACTACCTGAAGGGCATATTTGGGAAGAGCCTGCAAGTTACACTGAAAATGGGCAAGTCTTTGTCGCGAATATTCCAACAGAGGAAGTTTTTACTGCTCCGGACTGCCGACATGTGAACGGTTATGTAACGAATACACGCCCATTAAGTTATAACGGCGCAATTATTGACGGATTCAAATTGACATTTGAAGAAGGCAAAGTCGTTGCATTTGAAGCTGAAAAAGGTGAAACTGTATTAGCAGACTTGTTGAACACAGACGAAGGTGCGCGTCGTTTAGGTGAAGTCGCTTTAGTCCCTGTAGATTCTCCGATTTCAAATAAAAACATGATATTCTACAATACTTTGTTTGATGAAAATGCATCATGTCATATTGCTTTAGGTGCGGCATATGCCTTTAACCTTCAAAACGGTACGACAATGACATCTGAAGAACTACAGGCACACGGCTTGAATGATTCATTGACGCATGTTGACTTTATGATTGGCAGTCGTGATCTCAATATTTACGGTATTAAAGTGGATGGAACCGAAGAGCAAGTCTTTAAAAACGGAAATTGGTTGGATTGA
- a CDS encoding pyruvate oxidase, translated as MGKVKANMALIKALQAWEIDHVYGIPGDSIDAVVDGLKAVEDKIRFIHVRHEEVASLAAAAYTKLTGKIGVALAIGGPGAIHLLNGMYDAKMDNVPQLILSGQADSHKLGTKAFQEVNLPQLFEDVAVYNYQLKDNDADRLFEIVDEAIRTAYQKKGVAVLTLPNNILNTKVDDHFPTTVPPYQPEIKQPLNHEIQKAAKLFNESKKPVILVGKGTAHAKTEVRQLIEKGKIPTIVTLPSKTIVGDHHPNQLGNIGKIGSKPSYQAMQNADLLILAGTNYPYVDYLPKKDIPAIQIDASPEAIGHRFNIDAPIVGDSKLALQALTEAIEPVSKRDFLDEMLAHKETWQQWMAEDLKNDANPIRPERLMDAINKVIHEDTIIAADVGTSTVWSTRYLQLGIKNDFIISSWLGTMGCALPTAIASRIAYPGRQVIGIIGDGAFEMVMQDFATAVQYRLPMVLFILNNSELSFIKYEQQEAGELEYGIDFSDIDFAKFAESCGGIGYTLTDSKDIDGIVQTAVQQHRPTIVNVYVDKNAAPLPGKIVPEQALNYAKWAYRSLTEDHKFIFKEMPSLSTAVKRFL; from the coding sequence ATGGGAAAAGTAAAAGCAAATATGGCTTTAATTAAAGCATTGCAAGCGTGGGAGATCGATCACGTCTACGGTATTCCAGGTGATTCCATCGATGCCGTTGTAGATGGTTTGAAAGCAGTAGAAGACAAGATTCGATTTATACATGTTCGCCATGAAGAAGTGGCAAGTCTAGCCGCTGCAGCTTATACAAAATTAACAGGGAAAATCGGTGTTGCACTCGCCATAGGTGGACCTGGCGCCATTCACTTGTTAAATGGGATGTACGATGCAAAAATGGACAATGTTCCGCAATTGATTTTATCAGGCCAAGCAGACAGTCACAAACTTGGAACAAAAGCATTTCAGGAAGTGAATTTACCTCAATTATTTGAAGATGTGGCTGTATACAATTATCAACTTAAAGACAATGATGCAGACCGACTATTTGAAATTGTTGATGAAGCCATTCGTACCGCTTATCAGAAAAAAGGCGTTGCGGTTTTAACTTTACCCAATAATATATTAAACACCAAAGTCGATGATCACTTCCCTACTACTGTACCGCCTTATCAACCCGAAATCAAACAACCGTTAAATCATGAAATTCAAAAAGCAGCAAAACTGTTCAATGAAAGTAAAAAACCCGTCATTTTAGTAGGAAAAGGGACCGCTCATGCTAAAACAGAAGTACGTCAATTAATCGAAAAAGGGAAAATCCCAACCATTGTGACACTACCCTCAAAAACAATTGTGGGTGATCACCATCCAAATCAACTGGGTAATATTGGTAAAATTGGCTCTAAACCTTCTTACCAAGCGATGCAAAACGCCGATTTACTTATTTTAGCGGGGACCAATTATCCTTATGTGGATTATCTACCTAAAAAAGATATCCCTGCCATTCAAATCGACGCATCACCAGAAGCGATTGGACACCGCTTCAACATTGATGCCCCTATCGTAGGAGATAGCAAACTTGCCTTACAAGCGTTGACCGAAGCGATTGAACCTGTTTCAAAACGTGACTTTTTAGATGAAATGTTAGCACATAAAGAAACTTGGCAACAGTGGATGGCTGAAGATTTGAAAAATGATGCCAATCCTATTCGTCCTGAACGCTTAATGGATGCCATCAATAAAGTTATTCATGAAGATACGATTATCGCTGCAGATGTTGGAACTTCAACCGTTTGGTCAACACGTTATTTGCAGCTAGGGATTAAAAATGACTTCATCATCTCAAGTTGGTTAGGAACAATGGGATGTGCCTTACCAACAGCCATCGCATCACGTATCGCTTATCCTGGCCGCCAAGTTATCGGCATTATCGGCGACGGGGCATTCGAAATGGTCATGCAAGACTTTGCGACAGCTGTCCAGTATCGCTTGCCAATGGTCCTTTTCATACTAAACAATAGTGAATTATCGTTTATTAAGTATGAACAACAAGAAGCCGGTGAATTGGAATATGGTATTGATTTTAGTGATATTGACTTTGCTAAATTTGCCGAGAGTTGTGGCGGTATCGGATATACTTTGACAGATTCTAAAGATATTGATGGGATTGTGCAAACAGCCGTTCAGCAACATCGTCCAACGATTGTCAATGTATATGTTGATAAAAATGCGGCGCCACTTCCAGGTAAAATTGTACCTGAGCAAGCACTGAATTATGCAAAATGGGCTTACCGTAGCTTAACAGAAGATCATAAATTTATCTTTAAAGAGATGCCCTCACTCTCCACTGCTGTAAAACGATTCTTATAA
- a CDS encoding acyl-CoA thioesterase, producing MQDSKVFKSRQVFPQDTNHLGTLFGGTMMANIDEIAAICAKKHANQTVVTASTDSVDFLKPIRKGDILTYIAMVSYAGNSSMEICVQILIEDIPNNRQVLAALSFLTFVAIDEQGKPTQIPAVYPESEAEKWFHQTAEARVARRKARRKESKETLQFISELEYKQ from the coding sequence ATGCAAGATTCTAAAGTTTTCAAATCTAGACAAGTCTTTCCTCAAGATACGAATCATTTGGGGACGTTATTTGGCGGTACAATGATGGCCAATATAGATGAAATTGCGGCGATATGTGCCAAAAAACATGCCAATCAAACGGTGGTTACAGCCTCAACGGATTCGGTTGACTTTTTAAAACCCATTCGCAAGGGCGATATTTTAACGTATATTGCAATGGTGTCGTATGCAGGGAATTCATCTATGGAAATTTGTGTTCAAATTTTGATTGAGGATATTCCAAACAATAGACAAGTGTTAGCAGCCCTGAGCTTTTTAACTTTTGTCGCTATAGATGAACAGGGGAAACCGACACAAATTCCGGCTGTTTATCCAGAGTCGGAAGCAGAAAAATGGTTTCATCAGACAGCTGAAGCACGTGTCGCGCGTCGAAAAGCACGTCGAAAAGAAAGTAAAGAGACGTTACAATTTATTTCTGAATTGGAATACAAGCAATAA
- a CDS encoding type 1 glutamine amidotransferase domain-containing protein — MAKVAVLLANEFEDIEFTSPKAALEAAGHQTVVIGNSTEEEVVGKHGEKVSVDVSIADAKPEDYDGLLLPGGFSPDLLRGDAEQRYGKFAKYFLQEDLPAFAICHGPQILIDTDELKGRTVTAVLNVRKDLSNAGANVVDQSVVVDKNIVTSRTPDDLDDFNREIVNQLK, encoded by the coding sequence ATGGCAAAAGTTGCAGTATTATTAGCAAACGAATTTGAGGATATTGAATTTACAAGTCCTAAAGCAGCCCTTGAAGCGGCAGGTCATCAAACTGTGGTTATAGGGAATTCGACAGAGGAAGAAGTTGTCGGCAAACATGGTGAAAAAGTGAGTGTTGATGTATCCATTGCGGACGCTAAGCCAGAAGATTATGATGGTTTACTTTTACCAGGTGGTTTTTCACCCGATTTATTACGTGGTGACGCTGAACAACGATATGGTAAATTCGCGAAATATTTCTTACAAGAAGATTTACCAGCGTTTGCGATTTGTCATGGACCACAAATCTTAATTGATACAGATGAGTTGAAAGGCCGCACTGTGACAGCTGTATTGAATGTACGTAAAGATTTATCTAATGCAGGTGCAAATGTGGTAGATCAATCTGTCGTGGTGGATAAGAATATTGTCACAAGTCGTACACCAGATGACTTAGATGATTTTAATAGAGAAATTGTGAATCAACTTAAATAA